From a region of the Erythrobacter neustonensis genome:
- the msrA gene encoding peptide-methionine (S)-S-oxide reductase MsrA, protein MHKLAALLAAASLTLSACSGTAMAAEEAVKAPAAARTAAEGKGLKTAIFAGGCFWGVEAVFSHVKGVTGVVSGYHGGDRRSATYDLVSSGVTDHAEAVKVTYDPAVIRYDQLLRIYFSVVADPTLKNRQGPDVGAQYRSALVPTNAEQSAVAKAYIAQLSKAGLWPRPIVTRIEPMKAFYPAEAYHQDFMLNNPRHGYIVRWDAPKVAALKAMYPGVWRAAFLKDAG, encoded by the coding sequence ATGCACAAGCTCGCCGCCCTGCTCGCCGCCGCCTCGCTGACCCTGTCGGCGTGCAGCGGCACGGCAATGGCGGCGGAAGAGGCGGTCAAGGCGCCCGCTGCCGCCCGCACCGCCGCCGAAGGGAAGGGGTTGAAGACCGCGATCTTCGCCGGCGGCTGCTTCTGGGGGGTCGAGGCGGTCTTCAGCCACGTCAAGGGCGTGACCGGCGTGGTTTCGGGCTATCATGGCGGCGACCGGCGCAGTGCGACCTACGATCTGGTGTCGAGCGGGGTCACCGACCATGCCGAGGCGGTCAAGGTGACCTATGACCCGGCGGTGATCCGTTACGATCAATTGCTGCGGATCTATTTCTCGGTCGTCGCCGATCCGACGCTGAAGAACCGGCAGGGCCCCGATGTCGGCGCGCAGTATCGCAGCGCGCTGGTGCCCACCAATGCCGAACAAAGCGCGGTCGCCAAGGCCTATATCGCGCAGCTTTCCAAGGCGGGGCTGTGGCCGAGGCCGATCGTCACCCGGATCGAGCCGATGAAGGCGTTCTATCCGGCAGAAGCCTATCATCAGGACTTCATGCTCAACAATCCGCGCCACGGCTATATCGTCCGCTGGGATGCGCCCAAGGTCGCCGCGCTGAAGGCGATGTATCCGGGCGTCTGGCGCGCTGCTTTCCTCAAGGACGCGGGCTAG
- the purH gene encoding bifunctional phosphoribosylaminoimidazolecarboxamide formyltransferase/IMP cyclohydrolase produces the protein MSEGAIKRALLSVSDKSGLADLGAALAARGVELVSTGGTAKALRDAGLSVKDVSDLTGFPEMMDGRVKTLHPTVHGGLLALRDNPEHVAAMEAHGIGAIDLVVVNLYPFEATVAKGASRAEIIENIDIGGPSMVRSAAKNHGFVTILTDPADYDALLAEMDANGGATTQGFRTRMAGKAYARTAAYDSAIASWFAFADPEGEHSAFPDTLPVALKRADTLRYGENPHQSAAIYLPQVAGTAGVPQATQLQGKELSYNNLNDAGAALELAAEFAGQEPAVVIVKHANPCGVAQSGSLLSAWEAALACDSVSAFGGIVAVNTELDAATAEAISAIFTEVVIAPSVSAEAREIFARKKNLRLLECGTLPDPRRPGLAMKTIAGGVLIQSRDNGAIAAYDLKVVTKRAPTQQELKDCLFAWTVARHVKSNAIVYAKDGATAGIGAGQMNRRDSARIAAIKAREAAETHGWAAPRTQGSAVASDAFFPFADGLISAAEAGATAVIQPGGSIRDDEVIAAADAAGLAMVFTGMRHFRH, from the coding sequence ATGAGCGAAGGTGCAATCAAGCGGGCGCTGCTGTCGGTGTCCGACAAGAGCGGTTTGGCCGATCTGGGCGCTGCGCTGGCCGCGCGCGGGGTCGAACTGGTCAGCACCGGCGGCACCGCCAAGGCCCTGCGCGATGCGGGGCTCAGCGTGAAGGACGTCTCGGACCTTACCGGCTTTCCCGAGATGATGGACGGGCGGGTCAAGACGCTGCACCCCACGGTCCACGGCGGGCTGCTCGCGCTGCGCGACAACCCCGAGCACGTCGCGGCGATGGAGGCCCACGGGATCGGCGCGATCGATCTGGTGGTGGTCAATCTCTATCCCTTCGAGGCCACGGTGGCAAAGGGCGCAAGCCGCGCTGAGATCATCGAGAACATCGACATCGGCGGGCCTTCGATGGTGCGCTCGGCGGCGAAGAACCACGGCTTTGTCACGATCCTTACCGATCCTGCGGACTATGACGCACTGCTTGCGGAAATGGACGCGAACGGCGGCGCGACCACGCAAGGCTTCCGCACGCGCATGGCGGGCAAGGCCTACGCCCGCACCGCTGCCTATGACAGCGCGATCGCGAGCTGGTTTGCCTTTGCCGATCCCGAAGGCGAACACAGCGCCTTCCCCGACACGCTGCCCGTCGCGCTGAAGCGTGCGGACACGCTACGTTACGGCGAAAACCCGCACCAGTCGGCGGCGATCTATCTGCCGCAGGTGGCAGGCACTGCGGGCGTCCCGCAGGCCACGCAGCTGCAGGGCAAGGAACTGAGCTACAACAACCTCAACGATGCCGGTGCGGCGCTGGAACTGGCCGCGGAATTTGCGGGCCAAGAACCAGCGGTCGTGATCGTCAAGCACGCCAACCCCTGCGGTGTGGCGCAATCGGGCTCGCTGCTCTCGGCATGGGAAGCGGCGTTGGCCTGCGACAGCGTTTCGGCGTTCGGCGGGATCGTCGCGGTCAACACCGAGCTCGATGCCGCGACCGCCGAAGCGATCAGCGCGATCTTTACCGAGGTGGTGATTGCGCCAAGCGTCTCTGCAGAAGCCCGCGAGATCTTTGCAAGGAAGAAGAACCTGCGCCTGCTCGAATGCGGCACGCTTCCCGATCCGCGTCGTCCCGGTCTTGCGATGAAGACCATCGCCGGCGGGGTGCTGATCCAGTCGCGCGACAATGGCGCGATTGCGGCTTACGATCTCAAGGTCGTCACCAAGCGCGCGCCGACACAGCAGGAACTCAAGGACTGCCTGTTCGCCTGGACCGTTGCGCGCCATGTCAAATCCAACGCGATCGTCTATGCCAAGGACGGCGCGACCGCCGGGATCGGCGCGGGTCAGATGAACCGCCGCGATTCGGCGCGCATTGCCGCGATCAAGGCGAGGGAGGCGGCCGAAACCCACGGCTGGGCCGCACCGCGCACGCAAGGCAGCGCGGTAGCTTCGGATGCCTTCTTCCCCTTTGCCGACGGGCTGATCTCGGCGGCCGAGGCAGGCGCGACTGCGGTGATCCAGCCGGGCGGCTCGATCCGCGACGACGAAGTGATCGCGGCTGCCGATGCGGCGGGTCTGGCGATGGTCTTCACCGGGATGCGGCACTTCCGGCATTGA
- a CDS encoding heparinase II/III family protein — MATVLRPPAAARADALVARVDDAAALPLGNGPEAGALPAAATAALPALEEPSRALALSDIITVKSGPGEALIRLAYRLGIPGHAIAAPFRRPQAVRVLATVDSPNRGDRAAGTALRAGYFLIHGTRLPVASFDFSPSAHHPPGVERVVHSFSWLADLAASTSRAEAAAEQVAARWLHAHGAVGKGPAWDTELAGLRLLAWLVHAPLVLGGNDKALKSRLLAAIAETATWLDKRSPGEPAGFGQVAGFAGVVAAGLLLPHGKPRRLFGEAGLVAALGDMVGEDGGVLSRCPAAQLGAIRLLTDLIACYDAADIAPPPALGVMRELLVPPLLALRHADGTLGSWQGQGAIGAGEVAAVIDASGVRTRPLATVGGWGYSRIKAGETLVQFDTAPPPRAKHARVGCASTLAFELSDGPQRIIVNCGGAALAGGQVPARIGQGLRATAAFSTLVLDNANSTAVLLHGKLGKGVETVDVDRKVITRPGMREAVRIEAAHDGYASRFGLTHQRILTLSGDGTELAGEDILVPTARGGKRGRIAFALRFHLGRGVEVQLSGDKRGASLMLPDGRLWQFRLGGDRAGTGEITLSAEDSLWVDGDGRPHGTSQLVIEGLASRGGGQFSWRFKKTG; from the coding sequence ATGGCGACAGTGCTGCGCCCACCCGCCGCAGCGCGCGCCGATGCACTGGTAGCGCGGGTGGATGATGCAGCCGCGCTGCCGCTGGGCAATGGGCCCGAGGCGGGGGCCTTGCCCGCTGCCGCGACCGCAGCGCTGCCTGCGCTCGAGGAGCCATCGCGGGCGCTCGCGCTGTCGGATATCATCACGGTCAAATCGGGCCCGGGCGAAGCGCTGATCCGGCTGGCCTACCGGCTGGGCATTCCGGGGCACGCGATCGCCGCCCCCTTCCGTCGCCCGCAGGCGGTGCGCGTGCTGGCCACGGTCGACAGCCCGAATCGCGGCGACCGCGCGGCGGGCACGGCCTTGCGCGCGGGATATTTCCTGATCCACGGCACGCGCCTGCCGGTGGCGAGCTTCGATTTCTCCCCTTCGGCGCACCACCCGCCGGGGGTCGAGCGGGTGGTCCATTCCTTCAGCTGGCTCGCCGATCTGGCCGCAAGCACATCGCGCGCCGAAGCGGCGGCCGAACAGGTCGCCGCCCGCTGGCTCCACGCGCACGGCGCGGTGGGCAAGGGGCCGGCATGGGATACCGAACTGGCGGGCCTCCGGCTACTGGCATGGCTGGTGCACGCTCCGCTGGTACTCGGCGGCAATGACAAGGCGCTGAAATCGCGCCTGCTTGCCGCGATTGCCGAAACCGCGACCTGGCTCGACAAGCGTAGCCCGGGCGAGCCGGCAGGTTTCGGGCAGGTTGCCGGATTTGCCGGCGTCGTGGCGGCAGGGCTGCTGCTTCCCCACGGCAAGCCGCGCCGGCTGTTCGGCGAGGCCGGGCTGGTCGCCGCGCTGGGCGATATGGTGGGCGAGGATGGCGGCGTGCTGTCGCGCTGTCCCGCCGCGCAACTGGGTGCGATCCGGCTGCTGACCGATCTGATCGCCTGCTATGACGCTGCCGACATCGCCCCGCCGCCCGCGCTCGGCGTGATGCGCGAATTGCTGGTGCCGCCGCTGCTGGCGCTGCGCCACGCCGACGGCACGCTGGGCAGCTGGCAGGGACAGGGCGCGATCGGCGCGGGCGAAGTCGCCGCGGTGATTGATGCCAGCGGGGTGCGCACCCGCCCGCTCGCCACGGTGGGGGGCTGGGGCTACAGCCGGATCAAAGCGGGCGAGACGCTGGTGCAGTTCGACACCGCCCCGCCGCCGCGCGCCAAGCATGCGCGGGTCGGCTGCGCCTCGACGCTGGCCTTCGAACTGTCCGATGGGCCGCAGCGGATCATCGTCAACTGCGGCGGCGCGGCGCTGGCAGGCGGACAGGTGCCCGCGCGCATCGGGCAGGGCCTGCGCGCCACCGCGGCGTTTTCCACGCTCGTTCTCGACAATGCCAATTCGACCGCGGTGCTGCTCCACGGCAAGCTCGGCAAGGGGGTCGAGACGGTCGATGTCGATCGCAAGGTCATCACCCGCCCCGGGATGCGCGAAGCGGTGCGGATCGAGGCCGCGCATGACGGCTATGCCAGCCGCTTTGGCCTGACCCACCAGCGCATCCTCACGCTGTCGGGCGACGGCACCGAACTGGCGGGTGAAGATATCCTCGTCCCCACCGCACGCGGCGGCAAGCGCGGGCGGATCGCCTTTGCGCTGCGGTTCCATCTTGGCCGCGGGGTCGAGGTGCAATTGTCCGGCGACAAGCGCGGCGCGAGCCTGATGCTGCCCGACGGGCGGCTCTGGCAATTCCGGCTCGGCGGGGATAGGGCTGGCACCGGCGAGATCACGCTGTCAGCCGAGGACAGCCTGTGGGTCGACGGCGACGGCCGACCGCATGGCACCTCACAGCTGGTGATCGAAGGACTGGCATCGCGCGGCGGAGGACAATTCTCCTGGCGCTTCAAGAAAACGGGATAG
- the rpe gene encoding ribulose-phosphate 3-epimerase, whose amino-acid sequence MTTPLISPSILSADFARLGEEVRAVDAAGADWIHIDVMDGHFVPNITIGPDVVKALRPHSAKPFDVHLMISPVDAYLEAFASAGADIITVHPEAGPHIHRTLQAIKALGKKAGVVINPGTPVEVLDNLMDLADLVLVMSVNPGFGGQSFIPSQLDKIARIRSMITRSGRAIHLQVDGGVNAETARMCVEAGADVLVAGSATFKGGADHYAANIAALKAGR is encoded by the coding sequence ATGACAACCCCCCTTATTTCCCCATCGATCCTGTCTGCCGATTTTGCCCGTCTGGGCGAGGAAGTCCGCGCGGTCGATGCTGCCGGTGCCGACTGGATCCATATTGACGTGATGGACGGCCATTTCGTGCCCAACATCACGATCGGTCCCGATGTGGTCAAGGCATTGCGCCCGCACAGTGCCAAGCCCTTCGATGTCCACCTGATGATCAGCCCGGTCGACGCCTATCTCGAAGCCTTCGCTTCGGCCGGCGCGGACATCATCACCGTCCACCCCGAAGCGGGGCCCCACATCCACCGCACGCTCCAGGCGATCAAGGCGCTGGGCAAGAAGGCAGGCGTGGTGATCAACCCCGGCACGCCGGTCGAGGTGCTCGACAACCTGATGGATCTGGCCGATCTGGTGCTGGTGATGAGCGTTAATCCCGGCTTTGGCGGGCAGAGCTTCATCCCCTCGCAATTGGACAAGATCGCGCGGATCCGGTCGATGATCACGCGATCGGGCCGGGCGATCCACCTGCAGGTCGATGGCGGGGTCAACGCCGAAACCGCGCGCATGTGTGTCGAGGCGGGCGCCGATGTGCTGGTCGCAGGGTCTGCCACCTTCAAGGGCGGCGCGGATCACTACGCCGCCAATATCGCCGCGCTCAAGGCCGGCAGGTAA
- a CDS encoding DUF2141 domain-containing protein: MIARAAPSRLSTLARRTAAGLALAGLIAAPGAAQGYAYGRSAGNDAGQCAAGKGPAVQINVTGIKSASGNLFVRAYPATKADWLVSKRYVMRVDAKPRAGSMTVCVPLPAAGDFAIAVQHDVNGNRQTDLSDGAGMSNNPGIKKVLGLVPRPPTVDKTRFSAGPGVTRMTISMQYM, encoded by the coding sequence ATGATTGCCCGTGCTGCCCCCTCCCGCCTGTCCACTCTTGCCCGCCGCACTGCGGCGGGGCTGGCACTGGCCGGCCTGATCGCTGCGCCGGGTGCGGCGCAGGGTTACGCCTATGGCCGTTCGGCGGGCAACGATGCCGGGCAATGCGCCGCAGGCAAGGGGCCGGCGGTGCAGATCAATGTCACCGGGATCAAGTCCGCCAGCGGCAACCTGTTCGTGCGCGCCTACCCCGCGACCAAGGCCGACTGGCTGGTGAGCAAGCGTTACGTGATGCGCGTCGATGCCAAGCCGCGTGCGGGCAGCATGACCGTGTGCGTGCCGCTACCCGCTGCAGGCGATTTTGCGATCGCGGTGCAGCACGACGTCAACGGCAACCGCCAGACCGATCTGTCCGACGGGGCGGGGATGTCGAACAATCCCGGGATCAAGAAGGTGCTCGGCCTCGTCCCGCGCCCGCCGACGGTCGACAAGACGCGCTTTTCGGCAGGTCCGGGTGTGACCCGGATGACGATTTCGATGCAGTATATGTAA